From the genome of Blautia hydrogenotrophica DSM 10507:
CTTTTACGAGAACTTTTTGGTGCTTGCCTGAAAAGGGTGAGAATCAGAATAAGATATGTACAAAATGAGAGAAGGAGGAAGAAATATGAGGAAAAAAATCGTAGCTGGTATAGTGGTATTGGGGCTGCTGTCTAGCGCTGTGCTGAACGGGTGTTCAGGTGGGGAAGGTCCTGAGCAGGCAGCACAGACAGAGAGCGGAAACCCAGAAAAGCCCTACGACGGGACGACACTGACAGTATTGGGATTTAGCGCAGTGACTTGTTCCGCGATGGAAGAAAAGTTGCCTGAATTTACGGAAAAAACTGGTATTCAGGTGGAATTTGAACAGCTTTCCAATGACGAATTGAAAAACAAGATTGCGGTCAGTATGGCGGCGGGAGGCTCCGATGTGGATGCTTTCTATTTCCAGCCATTCCAGGATTTAGGGGCATATCAAGCCAATGGATGGGTGGAACCTTTGGACGAATATTTCCAGGACGATGAGGACTTTGATGTGGAAGATTTTCTGGATATCCCTGTGGAGCAGGGGACTAGAGACGACGGAAAGCTGTACGCGGTGCCGGTCTTTGACGAACATTATGTACTTTATTACAACAAGGATTATTTTCAGGAAGCGGGGATAGAGAAGGTGCCGGAGACGTATGAAGAGCTGATCGAGACGGCGAAGAAGCTGACAGACCCGGACAAGAACCGGTACGGCATCAGCATGAGAGGGGATGGATTTGCGTCTGTATTGACTTGGATTACCGTGGCCAGGGCTTACGGAGCGGATTATTTTAAAGACGGGGTCTGTGATCTGACTTCGCCGGAGGCGAAGAAAGCCATTGAAGTTTATCAGGAACTTTTGAAATATTCTCCTCCGGGTTATCTGAGTAAGGGATGGTCAGAGACTTCCGATGATTTTGCTCAGGGAATTGCGGCTATGAGAATTGACTGCGATACACAGTACACGTATGCCACAGACCCGGAATCTTCTCTGGTGGCAGATTCTGTGGGGTTCGCGGTGGTTCCCAAGGGAGACGTGAAGGCCAGTGGAAGTGAATCCGGCTGGTCGCTGGCAATGTCGGCAGGCAGTAAGAATAAAGGTGCTGCCTGGGAGTTCATACGGT
Proteins encoded in this window:
- a CDS encoding ABC transporter substrate-binding protein, translated to MRKKIVAGIVVLGLLSSAVLNGCSGGEGPEQAAQTESGNPEKPYDGTTLTVLGFSAVTCSAMEEKLPEFTEKTGIQVEFEQLSNDELKNKIAVSMAAGGSDVDAFYFQPFQDLGAYQANGWVEPLDEYFQDDEDFDVEDFLDIPVEQGTRDDGKLYAVPVFDEHYVLYYNKDYFQEAGIEKVPETYEELIETAKKLTDPDKNRYGISMRGDGFASVLTWITVARAYGADYFKDGVCDLTSPEAKKAIEVYQELLKYSPPGYLSKGWSETSDDFAQGIAAMRIDCDTQYTYATDPESSLVADSVGFAVVPKGDVKASGSESGWSLAMSAGSKNKGAAWEFIRWASGKEMDVYAAAQGNFSARESTWENEEVLKTYPEDLVEAVLAVSDPEISDGGTLPDLQYASEARTIVGEALSLAWQGEDYEDALKAASEELQKLYDEQYQ